Proteins co-encoded in one Ralstonia sp. RRA genomic window:
- the aspS gene encoding aspartate--tRNA ligase yields the protein MQMRTQYCGQVTEQLLGQSVTLSGWAHRRRDHGGVIFIDLRDREGLVQVVCDPDRPEMFKVAEGVRNEFCLQVKGLVRARPEGTTNANLASGKVEVLCQELTVLNASVTPPFQLDDDNLSETTRLTHRVLDLRRPQMQYNLRLRYKVAMEVRKYLDDKGFIDIETPMLTKSTPEGARDYLVPSRVNAGQFFALPQSPQLFKQMLMVSGFDRYYQITKCFRDEDLRADRQPEFTQIDCETSFLTEQEIRDLFEEMIRTVFKNTMSVELDAKFPVMEFREAMARFGSDKPDLRVKLEFTELTDAMKDVDFKVFSAAANAEGGRVVALRVPGGAALSRGDIDAYGKFVEIYGAKGLAWIKVNEVAKGRDGLQSPIVKNLHDAAIAEILKRSGAQDGDILFFGADRAKVVNDAMGALRLKIGHSDFAKSAGLFEDVWKPLWVVDFPMFEYDEEDARWVAMHHPFTSPKDEHLEYLETDPGKCIAKAYDMVLNGWEIGGGSVRIYREEVQSKVFRALKINDEEARAKFGFLLDALQYGAPPHGGIAFGLDRVVTMMAGADSIRDVIAFPKTQRAQDLLTQAPSPVDEKQLRELHIRLRAAEAKVAAPNAATTT from the coding sequence ATGCAAATGCGTACTCAATACTGCGGTCAGGTCACCGAACAACTGCTCGGCCAGAGCGTCACGCTGTCGGGCTGGGCGCATCGCCGTCGTGACCATGGCGGCGTGATCTTTATCGACCTGCGCGACCGTGAAGGCCTGGTGCAGGTCGTGTGCGACCCGGACCGCCCAGAGATGTTCAAGGTGGCAGAAGGCGTGCGCAACGAGTTCTGCCTGCAAGTGAAGGGCCTCGTGCGCGCCCGCCCGGAAGGCACCACCAACGCCAACCTCGCCAGCGGCAAGGTTGAAGTGCTGTGCCAGGAACTGACGGTGCTCAACGCCTCCGTCACGCCGCCGTTCCAGCTGGACGACGACAACCTGTCGGAAACCACGCGCCTGACGCACCGCGTGCTGGATCTGCGTCGCCCGCAGATGCAGTACAACCTGCGCCTGCGCTACAAGGTGGCGATGGAAGTGCGCAAGTACCTAGACGACAAGGGCTTCATCGACATCGAAACGCCGATGCTGACCAAGAGCACGCCCGAAGGCGCGCGCGACTACCTCGTCCCCTCGCGTGTGAACGCCGGCCAGTTCTTCGCGCTGCCGCAATCGCCGCAGCTCTTCAAGCAGATGCTGATGGTGTCGGGCTTCGACCGCTACTACCAGATCACCAAGTGCTTCCGCGACGAAGACCTGCGCGCTGACCGCCAGCCTGAATTCACCCAGATCGACTGCGAAACGTCGTTCCTGACCGAGCAGGAAATCCGCGACCTGTTTGAAGAGATGATCCGCACGGTGTTCAAGAACACCATGTCGGTCGAGCTGGATGCCAAATTCCCGGTGATGGAGTTCCGCGAGGCGATGGCCCGCTTCGGTTCGGACAAGCCGGACCTGCGCGTGAAGCTGGAATTCACCGAACTGACCGACGCCATGAAGGACGTCGACTTCAAGGTGTTCTCCGCCGCAGCCAATGCTGAAGGCGGCCGCGTGGTGGCCCTGCGCGTGCCGGGCGGTGCTGCCCTGTCGCGTGGCGATATCGATGCCTACGGCAAGTTCGTCGAAATCTACGGCGCCAAGGGCCTGGCCTGGATCAAGGTCAACGAAGTGGCCAAGGGCCGCGACGGCCTGCAATCGCCGATCGTGAAGAACCTGCACGACGCGGCCATCGCCGAGATTCTGAAGCGCAGCGGCGCGCAGGATGGCGACATCCTGTTCTTCGGCGCCGACCGCGCCAAGGTGGTGAACGACGCGATGGGCGCGCTGCGCCTGAAGATCGGTCATTCCGACTTCGCCAAGAGCGCTGGCCTGTTTGAAGACGTCTGGAAACCGCTGTGGGTGGTGGACTTCCCGATGTTCGAGTACGACGAGGAAGACGCCCGCTGGGTGGCCATGCACCACCCGTTCACGAGCCCGAAGGACGAGCACCTGGAATACCTGGAAACCGATCCGGGCAAGTGCATCGCCAAGGCCTACGACATGGTGCTCAACGGTTGGGAAATCGGCGGCGGCTCGGTGCGGATCTATCGCGAGGAAGTGCAGAGCAAGGTGTTCCGCGCCCTGAAGATCAACGATGAAGAGGCGCGTGCCAAGTTCGGCTTCCTGCTGGACGCACTGCAGTACGGCGCGCCCCCGCATGGCGGCATCGCGTTCGGCCTGGACCGTGTTGT
- a CDS encoding DUF502 domain-containing protein: MKQKTSALKTWFLTGLLVLVPLAITLWVLSLVLGTMDQSLALLPEAWQPERLFGVKIPGLGAILTLAFILIVGVLAHNFIGQKLVLWWEALLGRIPVVGPIYTSVKQVSDTLLSSSGNAFRKALLVQYPREGSWTIAFLTGRPGGDVENHLQGEYVSVYVPTTPNPTSGFFLMMPKADTIELDMTVDAALKYIVSMGVVAPETLPRRMDPPDGTPHTEDRSPANLPRDPSNPNALPDAGGAVSAP; encoded by the coding sequence ATGAAACAGAAAACCAGCGCGCTCAAGACATGGTTCCTGACCGGTCTTCTGGTGCTCGTCCCGCTTGCGATCACGCTGTGGGTGCTGTCGCTTGTCCTCGGCACGATGGACCAGAGCTTGGCGCTGCTTCCGGAAGCTTGGCAGCCCGAGCGCTTGTTCGGCGTGAAGATCCCTGGCCTGGGCGCAATTCTGACGCTGGCGTTCATCCTGATCGTGGGCGTGCTGGCGCACAACTTCATCGGCCAGAAGCTGGTGCTGTGGTGGGAAGCGCTGCTGGGCCGCATTCCCGTGGTCGGCCCGATCTACACGAGCGTCAAGCAGGTGTCGGACACGCTGCTGTCGTCCAGCGGCAATGCGTTCCGCAAGGCGCTGCTGGTGCAGTACCCGCGTGAGGGCTCGTGGACGATCGCCTTCCTGACTGGCCGCCCCGGCGGGGATGTGGAAAACCACCTGCAGGGCGAGTACGTCAGCGTGTACGTGCCGACCACGCCCAACCCGACGTCGGGCTTCTTCCTGATGATGCCCAAGGCCGACACCATCGAGCTGGACATGACGGTGGATGCGGCGCTCAAGTACATCGTATCGATGGGGGTGGTGGCGCCCGAAACGCTGCCGCGCCGCATGGACCCGCCCGATGGCACGCCACATACGGAGGACCGGTCGCCGGCCAATTTGCCGCGCGACCCTTCGAATCCGAACGCGCTGCCCGATGCTGGCGGCGCCGTATCAGCCCCTTAA
- a CDS encoding FmdB family zinc ribbon protein, which translates to MPIYAYRCDACGHAKDVLQKMSDAPLTDCPECGAPAFKKQLTAAGFQLKGSGWYVTDFRGGSGGTSAAGTATKTDAAAPAATPAASAPASDSTSSTASAAPAASGGCGTSCACH; encoded by the coding sequence ATGCCGATCTATGCTTATCGATGCGACGCCTGCGGCCACGCCAAAGATGTGCTGCAGAAGATGAGCGACGCGCCGCTGACGGATTGCCCGGAGTGCGGCGCGCCGGCGTTCAAGAAGCAGCTCACTGCTGCCGGCTTCCAGCTCAAGGGTTCGGGCTGGTATGTGACGGACTTCCGCGGTGGCTCGGGCGGTACGTCCGCCGCCGGCACGGCGACCAAGACGGATGCCGCTGCACCGGCTGCTACGCCGGCAGCTTCGGCCCCTGCGTCCGACAGCACGTCGTCCACCGCCAGCGCTGCACCGGCGGCTTCGGGCGGTTGCGGCACGTCGTGCGCGTGCCACTGA